A region of Gracilinanus agilis isolate LMUSP501 chromosome 3, AgileGrace, whole genome shotgun sequence DNA encodes the following proteins:
- the LOC123239835 gene encoding nitric oxide synthase-interacting protein isoform X2: MTRHGKNCTAGAVYTYHEKKKDTAASGYGTQNVRLSRDAVKDFDCCCLSLQPCHDPVVTPDGFLYEREAILEYILHQKREIARQRKAYEKQRGAQKEERRELSRAAAQDQLRGFLEKEAAIVSRPLNPFTPRAGASPGEPQPGSNSAPEAADKDKAKELPSFWIPSLTPEAKATKLEKPSRIVTCPMSGKPLRMSDLISVHFTPVDGSVDRVGLITRSERYVCAVTRDSLSNSTPCAVLRTSGAVVTMECVERLIRKDMVDPISGVPLTDKDIIPLQRGGTGFAGSGVQLEAKKSRPVMQA; this comes from the exons ATGACTCGCCATGGGAAGAACTGCACAGCAGGGGCTGTATACACCTATCACGAGAAGAAGAAGGACACTG cTGCCTCCGGCTACGGAACCCAGAATGTGCGCCTGAGTCGAGATGCCGTCAAGGACTTCGACTGTTGCTGCCTTTCCTTGCAGCCCTGCCATGACCCTGTTGTCAC CCCTGACGGCTTCCTGTATGAGAGGGAAGCAATTCTGGAGTATATTCTGCACCAGAAGCGAGAGATTGCCCGGCAGCGGAAG GCCTACGAAAAGCAGCGAGGAGCCCAGAAGGAGGAACGGCGGGAGCTGAGCCGGGCGGCTGCCCAGGACCAGCTCCggggcttcctggagaaggaagCAGCTATCGTCAGCCGGCCCCTCAACCCTTTCACCCCTCGGGCGGGAGCCAGCCCAG GAGAGCCACAGCCAGGATCTAACTCGGCCCCCGAGGCTGCAGACAAGGACAAGGCCAAGGAGTTACCGAGTTTCTGGATCCCATCCCTGACCCCGGAAGCCAAGGCCACCAAGCTGGAGAAGCCG TCTCGAATCGTGACGTGCCCAATGTCAGGAAAACCCCTGCGCATGTCGGACCTCATCTCTGTCCACTTCACGCCCGTGGACGGCTCCGTGGACCGCGTGGGGCTGATCACCCGCAGCGAGCGCTACGTCTGTGCAGTGACCCGGGACAGCCTGAGCAACTCCACCCCCTGTGCCGTGCTGAGGACCTC ggGAGCCGTGGTGACTATGGAGTGTGTGGAGCGACTGATCCGCAAGGACATGGTGGACCCCATAAGCGGGGTCCCCTTGACAGACAAGGACATCATCCCGCTGCAGAGG GGCGGCACTGGTTTTGCAGGTTCTGGGGTGCAGCTGGAAGCGAAGAAGTCTCGCCCCGTGATGCAGGCCtga
- the LOC123239835 gene encoding nitric oxide synthase-interacting protein isoform X1, whose protein sequence is MTRHGKNCTAGAVYTYHEKKKDTAASGYGTQNVRLSRDAVKDFDCCCLSLQPCHDPVVTPDGFLYEREAILEYILHQKREIARQRKAYEKQRGAQKEERRELSRAAAQDQLRGFLEKEAAIVSRPLNPFTPRAGASPGEPQPGSNSAPEAADKDKAKELPSFWIPSLTPEAKATKLEKPQSRIVTCPMSGKPLRMSDLISVHFTPVDGSVDRVGLITRSERYVCAVTRDSLSNSTPCAVLRTSGAVVTMECVERLIRKDMVDPISGVPLTDKDIIPLQRGGTGFAGSGVQLEAKKSRPVMQA, encoded by the exons ATGACTCGCCATGGGAAGAACTGCACAGCAGGGGCTGTATACACCTATCACGAGAAGAAGAAGGACACTG cTGCCTCCGGCTACGGAACCCAGAATGTGCGCCTGAGTCGAGATGCCGTCAAGGACTTCGACTGTTGCTGCCTTTCCTTGCAGCCCTGCCATGACCCTGTTGTCAC CCCTGACGGCTTCCTGTATGAGAGGGAAGCAATTCTGGAGTATATTCTGCACCAGAAGCGAGAGATTGCCCGGCAGCGGAAG GCCTACGAAAAGCAGCGAGGAGCCCAGAAGGAGGAACGGCGGGAGCTGAGCCGGGCGGCTGCCCAGGACCAGCTCCggggcttcctggagaaggaagCAGCTATCGTCAGCCGGCCCCTCAACCCTTTCACCCCTCGGGCGGGAGCCAGCCCAG GAGAGCCACAGCCAGGATCTAACTCGGCCCCCGAGGCTGCAGACAAGGACAAGGCCAAGGAGTTACCGAGTTTCTGGATCCCATCCCTGACCCCGGAAGCCAAGGCCACCAAGCTGGAGAAGCCG CAGTCTCGAATCGTGACGTGCCCAATGTCAGGAAAACCCCTGCGCATGTCGGACCTCATCTCTGTCCACTTCACGCCCGTGGACGGCTCCGTGGACCGCGTGGGGCTGATCACCCGCAGCGAGCGCTACGTCTGTGCAGTGACCCGGGACAGCCTGAGCAACTCCACCCCCTGTGCCGTGCTGAGGACCTC ggGAGCCGTGGTGACTATGGAGTGTGTGGAGCGACTGATCCGCAAGGACATGGTGGACCCCATAAGCGGGGTCCCCTTGACAGACAAGGACATCATCCCGCTGCAGAGG GGCGGCACTGGTTTTGCAGGTTCTGGGGTGCAGCTGGAAGCGAAGAAGTCTCGCCCCGTGATGCAGGCCtga